In Nocardia higoensis, the following proteins share a genomic window:
- a CDS encoding NAD(P)/FAD-dependent oxidoreductase, translating to MTSNRRFVIVGGGLAAAGLARALRAADFDGSLTLIGREEHLPYERPPLSKEFLLGKKQLPDFTVEAAQWYRDHHVEVMLGTTVTGIDAAAKTVALPDGSTLAYDKLALATGSSARRLPISGADAPNVHTLRSIDDARTLSELLERRARLAIIGAGWIGLEVAAAARTRGCEVTVVETAAQPLIGPLGREMGTVFAELHRGHGVDLRLGVQVTEITTDDHGVATGLSLADGSAAPADAVLIAVGADPDLALAHQAGLAIHSGVLVDAGLRTSDPDIVAVGDIAEQDHPHLGTRVRVEHWANALNQPEVAAATMLDRAASYDRLPYFFTDQYDLGMEYTGFVAPGTDARVVVRGDVTSREFVAFWLDPAHRVLAGMNVNVWDVTDRIKELITAGEPVDPGRLTDTSQPL from the coding sequence ATGACCTCGAATCGGCGTTTCGTGATCGTGGGCGGCGGCCTCGCCGCGGCAGGACTGGCTCGGGCGCTACGCGCCGCCGACTTCGACGGCTCGCTCACCCTCATCGGCCGCGAGGAACATCTGCCCTACGAGCGGCCACCGCTGTCCAAGGAGTTCCTGCTCGGCAAGAAGCAATTGCCGGACTTCACCGTGGAGGCGGCGCAGTGGTATCGCGACCACCACGTCGAAGTCATGCTCGGCACCACCGTCACCGGCATCGACGCCGCGGCGAAAACGGTGGCGCTGCCGGATGGTTCGACACTTGCCTACGACAAACTCGCGCTGGCCACCGGTTCCTCCGCGCGCCGGCTGCCGATCTCCGGCGCGGACGCCCCGAATGTCCATACGCTGCGCTCCATCGACGACGCCCGCACACTGTCGGAGTTGCTGGAGCGGCGAGCCCGGCTGGCGATCATCGGCGCGGGCTGGATCGGCCTCGAGGTCGCGGCCGCCGCGCGGACCCGCGGGTGCGAGGTGACGGTGGTCGAGACCGCCGCCCAGCCACTGATCGGCCCGCTCGGCCGGGAGATGGGCACAGTCTTCGCCGAACTGCATCGCGGGCACGGCGTCGACCTGCGACTCGGCGTGCAGGTCACCGAGATCACCACCGACGACCACGGCGTCGCGACGGGGTTGAGCCTGGCCGACGGCTCGGCGGCGCCGGCCGACGCGGTCCTGATCGCGGTCGGCGCGGACCCGGATCTCGCGCTCGCGCATCAGGCGGGGTTGGCGATCCACAGCGGCGTGCTGGTCGATGCGGGACTGCGCACCAGCGATCCCGACATCGTGGCCGTCGGCGACATCGCCGAACAGGATCATCCGCACCTGGGCACGCGGGTGCGCGTGGAGCACTGGGCGAACGCGCTGAACCAGCCGGAGGTGGCGGCGGCGACCATGCTCGACCGCGCGGCCTCCTATGACCGGCTGCCCTACTTCTTCACCGACCAGTACGACCTCGGCATGGAGTACACCGGCTTCGTCGCGCCGGGTACCGACGCGCGGGTGGTCGTGCGCGGCGACGTGACGAGCCGGGAGTTCGTGGCGTTCTGGCTCGATCCGGCGCACCGGGTGCTGGCCGGGATGAACGTCAACGTCTGGGACGTGACCGACCGGATCAAGGAATTGATCACCGCGGGCGAGCCCGTCGACCCGGGTCGCCTGACGGACACCTCCCAGCCGCTCTGA